caagaatctcaaaatatccCTGATAGAACTGACCCTCTTCAagtaaaaaatgtagatCGATACACTGTAGATTCTTCTCAACAACCTGTTGGCTCATCTAACCAACTTACTACTCAAGCTGGTGATCCTCAACCTAGAGGTGGTGGAGAACCAGGCCTGGTTGCTACTAGTTTACCTAGTGGAGGATCTGCTTCTCCTACTGGTACTACTCAAGCTCCTTCTACTTCTACTCAATCTCAAACTACTCCTGTTACTGGAGCTGAACCTGCTCAAGCTCATCAACAAGCTGCTGCTCCTGGTAAAGGTGATGGCCCTCCTCACGTAGCTCTTCCTCAAGAAACATTTTCTAAATCTGGCTCTGACTCTCCTTGGATTAAAACTACTTCCTATGTCCTGACAGGTGTTGGTGTTGTATCTGGctctcttactggatttggctGGTGGTTGtacaaacgttctaaaggagacccttgggttagacagatatgagtgtctatggagatactagtagggagactagggaatctatactgagtagtttGTGTTAATCGTTCACTTGGATAAAGGAGTATATTATGGAGTACATAAGAATAAGACTTTTGTGAACACACCTGAATGAAGTCCATGGATAAGCATTATTAATTATTTACCCTTTGGAATCAAACTTGTTTTATACTAAACCTACCAATACAGTTATGATCCTGACACAATCTTGACAAGAATAACAACATTCTCTTACAAACTCCTCATTGGTCGCATGATtatccatatttttcaccaaacACTCATTAACACCAACATTTAGGTCATGCAAAACCTTGGTTTGAACGAAGGGCAAGTGGTGACGATTCGAAACGTCTCACTTCCAAAGGCTCTCTGGGTAAAACTAAAGCCTCTCACCGAGGATTACTGGGAGATATCAAACCCTAGAGCAATGTATGTTTTTCCTTTGCACACACATTCACCACATGTAGTCTTGAAACATCACTGAGGAACTTTGCAACACTCACAGCAGGGGACATTATTCCGATACACTACATCAACAAGGTTTATAATATAGAGATTGTTGAACTAAAGCCCGGGTTTGCATGCTCTATTATCGAGACAGATATGGAAGTTGAGTTTGAAAGCCTTCCAGTGGAACCAGCCAAGGCAGAAAGTACGCAAGATAAACGACCATGCAGTGTTCAACTGCCCATGGGTAGCAGGATTGATGGTAAAACACCGAAAATTGCCAAACAAAAGACTCAAGAACAGAATGTTACTCCGTGGAATAATAAACTACCATTTGGAATACGGGTAGGTTTAACTGCATGCGAATACATGAGCGAAGCGAATGGATGAGCTGGAAAGAGTACGTCAGTGCGACTGCAATGTCTTGAACAAAGctaatggaagaatgatgacCATATGAGCACAGCGAATGGGTGGCTATGCGCCAGTATTGGAGCCTAAATTGCCACAGGGTTCAGTAGGTGAATAGAGGACCATTGCCATTACGAGAACTGTTAAGTATGGGAGTCTAGACTATCACTGGGGAGAATGGATACACTCAGCATTTATATATCTATTCGTATTATTGTTGATTTGACAATGGATGacaatgcagttttgtATGAAGAATGATAGAATGTAGTATGGAAGAGGGAAACTTCTGGAATCTCAAGTTGAGGTACCATAGCAGAGACTCTGTCTACTATGCAAatccttctggagtatGTACTGGTAAGCAAgtaggtaaatactgcacaGGATGCACTGGAGGAAGCAAATGTACCAAAACCTATGGATGTGGCAACTGCAGTGAAGGAGGTTCCGGAGCTTGTGATCccaaaaaatgtatatCTAATAACTGCAAATGTTGcaaagagaatgaaggtACTTATTCATCTGTTAACGCCTTCTTGTCACAATCTTTAATGATCATCTTagcctttactggagacggtTACCTCAAGACCTATTCTAAATATGAATATGACCGGAGTAAGTACTGCTAGTGACCAGTACTATCTACCTTAATATGATATAGGGAGGCTACTCAATCATGATTCACTAAAGACTGTTTAAAGGAGAATCTTGACAGGTTAATGGCCATTGGTTAAGCTCCATAGGATAGTCGTTATGCTGATGTTTCTGATTCTACAAAGATACACACTCAATCTGCTTTGACaactcctccatctaccaagCCTTGGGAATACAcaagctcctatactctttatactcgccatttctcctctattcactaggctaatagagtctctatcactcttctttaagctcccgttggtcgcccattcgttacactcattccatagtgatatactacctagtctttgacgtcggtaggtcacctgtttcagtactccttacagtaGTACTTTCacagtgagaatcctactgGCAGGAAGAGCTCCCATGGGTCGCTCAGGCTCATTCTGTTCACCAgagtccctcattcttcgggacctAGCAGTCGCACTGACATACTCCTGCCGTCTCATACACTCACTTTGCTCGTGTATTCGCATTCCTTCTAGTCGGCTAGTTCACATTACATCATGTAGACCACCTGTGAGGACTTTGAGAGGCTGGTGAGACAGGGCCGGATCCCTGCGGTCAAGAGGGGATGAGAATCTTGTGGAATCTCGTCGGCACACACTGGGAGCCTTCCCTCCAAATCTGTTGGGCAGCCGCGTCTGTTCACTCGCGTTAATTTCTAATTTACATCTAAAATGTCTCTAAACGACGACAGGAAATGTGCTCCTGAGCTCTCAGAGTACTACAAATGCCTGGGTAGTGGCAATCGTGACGTATCGCAGTGCAAGGAACAAGAATCTGCCCTTAGGCAGTGCTCCTCAGTGTttgttttataattttcTCTATATGCTCTTAATTTGTGGAAATTTGGCCAATTTTATGTCCATGGAAGGCCTCCGCTCCACCAATTTGGCCTACACTTTACTCTACAGGGACAAGGAGAATAATTACTGTCTGGACGAGATCCTCGCCCTTTTAAACTGCAcaaggtttgttttcatGGTCTATAGACGACGAATTTGCAGGCATCCCAACCGCAATGGATGCGCCAAGGAGTTTGTCGTCTTTAGGGAATGCAACAGACCCGGTGGACCTGAAATTGTCGTAAAGGTAAGTGGAATGCGAAGCATACGAACGAAGTGAgcataatgtgagctatggaatagcgaacGCCGTCGTTAGACggagtcccgaagaatgagggactgagcgactaacaggagcttTAcggcgacctctgggagcctaaggaagagtaggattaaggtcattactggagtgaaacggaaggaagaatgacctaccgacgtcgttagactaggtagtagatcactatggaatgagcgTAACGAGTGGGatagtgatggagactctatgagcgaagtgaatagaggagaagtggcgagtatacgcagtataggagcctgtatgttctccagattctcaGTATGGGTCTCGGTATTCATCACATTCTTCTACTGAAAGAAAGATTGTGAGTGTCAGAAGATGGAATAGGGATGGAGTAATCATAGCTAGGAATATCTGTGGAGTATCTATAGATGGTAGGATGCTCCATGCGGTAGCAaagctagttgtgagggagtctatctctactgtatgctccctttggtcgcattgagactgctcatggatctcagagttttgaatgagcatactctctgaacatggaggatgggtAGAGAAGGCAAGACATTTCAATTGAATGTTTATGGTAAATGTGACAATAATGAATGTACCTGTCCAGGTCATAATACCATAGCCGGCTTAACAGCCAAGAAGgttgaaaatattgatCAGGTAGTTGGTTTTGTCCGATACAGTCATAGCAGTGATGAGTCATTCAAGCTCCTGAAAAACATAGGTAAAGATCAGGAACTAGACGATACAGAACTTACAGGGATAAAAGAAGTATCAGTCTATTATTGGGATGGAGATATTAGTCATGAGAAGCCACTGCTTCTGGAGGTTGTCAAGAGAGATCGGTCTCATGAACCAGCGTACTATTATAAGTatggagagaatgaagatgaaggaaaGCCTGATACAAAAGTCTGGAAACATAAGCCACATGTTGGAGGAATATCGTTACAGAGTAGACTTGATGAAAGGAATCTTGGCGTAAACAATCGCATTCCCCTTGACCTTGAGGAACCTGATAAATATCTTGGTTCAACATCTAATCTTGCCAAAGACATAACTGTACAACTCGTCCATAGTGGTACAGAGCTCTATGGAACTGATTATAGAGTTACCGAGTATAAAATTACTGGAAGCGATGGAAATACTCGGTTTTCAAGGGTAGAATATAAAAAGGCAAAGGCAAATGGTATTGAGATTCCAAATGATTTAATTACTAATATTAGACTATATTCATCACCAAGCGGTGCAGGTGCTACGCCTGTTATGATTGAATTCGTTGGTCTTCACGGTGGAccatctacattttttgaTACGAAAGATGGTACAAATTGGGGGAAGGTTGGTAATTCAGATGGATTCTATGACAAAAACAGGGGTAAAAATAAACATATATCTGACCTAACAGAAGCTTTAACAAATAAGCTAGATGAAGTCATATGCTTCTATCGGAATGCAGTTACTATGGATCTTAGCATTAACAGATATCGGGAATCTTCTAGCCATGGCTATAGGTATTGTTGTGATCAACataaaaatgacaaaaaaGTCTCCGTtaaggaagaaaaggaagtTTCTTGTAAGGAACCTGGTCATACCTCAAGTTCCCTTAAAGCTTATAAACACTCCATTACTAGTTCTGGTTTGAATCTGACAGCTATTAAATTTTACCCTGGTGGAGAGAAAAAGAatagaagacgtataacATCCTCCAGATTGATCCTACCTGCTGATGGACCTGTCGATATTTACGCAATATACTGTGGAGGGAAACCGGCTTTGATTCATGTTGAGTTCAAAGATAGACGATCTGTAGTCAAAGGTTGGTATAGAAGAAGCAAAAATGGTGATGATGccaaatggaaaaaaatATCTGGTAAACTTCCTGGTGTAACTCCTGATAATATTACCGAATGTAGAAACTGGAATAAACTGGTGGATGTGCTTAAGAAACTTAAATGTGGCGTATCTAGTTGCCCTAAACCTGCTAAACGACAAGAACAAGTAGTATCACTACGTTCTGAAGAACCTTATGGAGGACTAGACCAAGCTGGAgctgaggaagaggaagatggtagtggagatgaagaatcttcTGATGACTCTGATTCTGCTCATGTTAATAGTGCTCCTGGTAGAGGTGGCCCTAAAGGACAAGCTGGTCATAACGGTGGAGGTGGCAAGGGTAGTGGAACGGGCAAAGTTGCTGAAGGCACTAAAGGAgagaaagaagaatctaaaCTTGTTCTTGCTACAGATTCTGAAGCTGTTGTTGGTGAAGCTACTCAAGGTGGTAGTCAAAGAAGTGTAGGTTTTAGTTTACCATGGATACCATTTCTATCCACAGTTGGAAGAGTTGGAGAAATACTACTTACTGAAGCAACCGGTGCTCTAGCACAAACTTTAGCTACTCAAACTTCTCCTCAACCTCTTCCTGCTACTGAACCTCAAGCTCGTTCTGGTGCTGAAGGAAAAACTGCTCATACTCAAGGACCTCCTACTGCTTCTCCTGATCCTCAACCTAAACTTGGTGCCGTTGTTCTTGAAGATGATACTACTACTGATCACTCTGACTCTACATCTCATCAAACACAAAAGAATGGTGATCCATCCCCTAAAGATGCTCCTCTTCAACATGACTCACCTGGCCGAGCTACTAATACTTGTGGAATTACTACTGAAGGTGCTTATGTTATTAGTTGTAAACCTGATAATATGGTTGCTCTTCTATCTCTTGGTCAAGATGGTCTTCTTGGACCTAATGGTGAACATCCTGCTGGTCCTAATGGTACTGCTCTATCTAGTGAAGCTAAAACTAATCTTAAAGGGACTAATCTAGAACCTCATAGTACTGAATCTCCTCAAACTGGTGGACAACCTGACTCATCTTCCCCAACTGCTACTACTCAAGCTGATTCTCAAACCAATAGGAATGTTGGAGGACAAGGCCCTGGTAATGAAGCTAGCGATAGTAATGATAGTAACTCTGAAGCTGGAGCTGGAAGAGATCCTGGTGAAAAGGGTGGTAATAGATCTCATGTAGATCCTAAACAACATTCTACTGTCTCATCTGGCCAAGGTAATACTCATACTCAAGATGGAGGTCAATCTGAAGGTGCTAGAGTACAAGGCCCCGCTACTAGTCTACCTGCTGGAGgtactactgaagatgCTGCTTCTCCTacttctactactcctcAAACTGCTGCTTTTGTTGATGGAGTTTCTGCTGCTACTGTTGGTCTAGGATCATGGTTAACCTTTGGAGCATCCTCTGGCACTgttgccggagctggtggtcttactggatttggttggtggatgtttaaacgttctaaaggagatccctgggttagacaaatatgagactctatggactctccagtagggagactagggaatcATTACTGAGTAGctggtctaatggagtacgcatagactcttctctGGATCTCTACTGcaaccattcatccatactgaccattctgtTCACACCAGctgagacattaatggagtactactattATGGTgactatggaagaatgattgAAGGAGAGTATGGAGTTAGAGGTACCATGAGAGAGACTAATGTAGTATACTGGTGAgtgaaaatggaggatgactAATGAGGGTGTTACTATTGACATTAACAACCGTCCTGGAGGCGGAGGACAAGTAAAACAAAATGAGAATGGATACTATTACGATAGTGGCAGTGGAATAGTTCTTTTAACGGATGAATGGTATCCTGACGTAGAAGGGACATACAGAAAGATTATACATACTCCGCAGAATGAATCAAAGATCGAGGCTATCAAGTATAAAGAAGGTTCTAACCTTACAGGATTTGGGGGTCAACTAAATACTCATTCAAGTGTCTCAGTATACTATTGGTCTCAGGATATTGATCACGGTAAGCCATTGCTAATTCAACTGGGAGATAGTAAAGATAAATACTACAAATATTCTGGTAGTGGAGATAATTGGACAAATGATCCGGGGGCAAGTAATAATCTAAGAGATTCTCTTGATAAACAGAACTGTGACAGAAACAAGGCTCATGTTGTAGATCTATTATACAGAAGCAGTACTAATTACCCATGTCCGGTCATAGGTTGCAGTACTCAGATTGCCGTAGCACCAGCAAATTATGGTAACGATTACTATAGATCCGCGCATTATATTTCTCTTTCATCTATCTCGGTCTCTGGATTCAAGGATAAGGATAATTGGCATACTGGACTACCGTCAGTTAAGAATCTACAGAAGGTTCTTGTTTACCGGAAACAGTCTGGTGACAATCCTCTTCTGATTTGTTATCAAGAAGTTACTGGTACTAAATGGTTCAGAAGAAACATTAAATCTGGAAACACTTGGGGTGAAGTATGCCAGGATGATAGACCTACAAATCCTGACACCGATAAGGATAATATAAAGAAGCTTCTCCAACGCAATGATTATTACCCCCAAATTACTATCAATTTGTCTATGCCTGCTAATGAACCATACCGTGATAAAACAActaatataaatataactGTGAGAACTAGTCCCATAGGTGATGGCTACTGGACAAATGTGCATTCCCTAAGAGGTGGCCTATTTACACTCAAAAGTGTTGTGCATAATAATCTTCCTCTTGCCGATATAAAGTCTAgtgaaaatttggaaagCATTACAGTATACTACAATGGAACTGATCTTAAGGTTGAGAGACTTCTCCTTGTTGAAATCACATCACACAATGGAGACATACACAGATACTTTTACGGATCACCTAATGCAAGTTCTTCACTTCCTCTTGCACTTACAGATACCCTAAAGATCGGTGGAAGTAGTCTAACAACGGCTGGTTTGGGTGGTCTTCTTGTATGGAAGGGTCCTTCTATACTTGCAAGACTAATAGCTCGTCTGTAGAATAGACTCCCCTCTggactactctcttgttggtacACATGTCTAGAGGTTACCATCATACAACTTGCAAATTACAGTCGCTCAAAGACCATACGCTCGCTGCGCTCCCAGACTTCTGCTTCGACTACATTCTCACTCGTACACGCTCACACTCTCATATAGGACAACATGTACACTGTGGACCCAAAGCATCTCTCAAAATACAATCTCGACTCAGAGGTCATATGCTCCATCTACCCTCCAAGGCGTAGCAAGACTCTCATTGGTGGAATGTTGGACAAGATGAAACAAGTCTGCGGATTCAAAAACTTTCAAGAAGAATTTGTACCAAAAGTAAAATCCTAGTTTTAACCGTATACTCGAATCTAAAAAACATTAAATCTTCTCAATACAATTCCCTCAACACCATCGTGTGTCTTTATGGAAAATTGCTCATTAAAGTGCGACGAGTACATCCACCTCTCAACACGGTCCTTATCAAACTTGTACTTTGATGCAATGCGCAAGAATATATTGCAAGGCAAGAATGCGTGTGTCCTTTCAGTGTCATCTGCCGCTCCATCTTCAGCATTATCTGCACGGTGCATCTCCCTGGCTTGGGCCTGTCTGGTGCTCTTTTCAACCTGTTGCTGTAAAGCTCCTCTGAGCAATCGAGACAACACATCGTCGCTTCCAGCAAACAAAGTGCGGTATCTTGAAAACTCTCTGCTGAGTCTTGTAGCAACGGAATACTTTTGACTTGAAATATAAGACTCTAGGAGAATTGCAATCGCGAGATCAACATCCTGAGACAAAATTCTATTGCTGAGTCTCATCTTTGCATTCGCCTCCGCAATCCTAATCACAGTTTCTACGTGCCTCAACGTCAGTGGGTAACCACCCAAGGATGAGTTTTGCCTAATTCTGCTATAAAATCCAATGAGTTTTCCCTCAATTTCCTTGTAACACTCTGGAGCAACTTCAGGGTGAATATTGCGCCTTGCGTAGTAAACATACTTTTTAAACAGATCCTGATTGATTGGTTCACAAACTGATGAGGCCATAATTGTCCTCTGCAATCTCTGCAAAACAGCATGGTAGTTATCCACGTTATCCAATCTTGGATGTAATAATTGATGGTTTGTGATAACGTATTCTGATAACAAGGAGTCCTCCTCCAAGTTTGGAATATCACACAAGACTATAATGAGATCGAAACGACTCAGAATTGGATCATTAAAATCTACATTCTCCTTAAATGTGTAGCTTGGCTCATAACGACCAAACTTGGGGTTGGCTGCCGCAATGACAGAGCAACGTGCTCTCAGGGTGGCTACGATACCAGCCTTTGAAATAGAAATGGATTGCTGTTCCATAGCTTCGTGTATACTCACACGATCCTTATCAGtcattttatcaaactcATCAATAACGCAGAAACCCTCATCTGCAAGCACAAGGGCACCACCTTCCAGGCACCACTCATTAGTGATGGGATCTCTGCGAACACTAGCCGTGAGACCAACAGCAGATGCACCCTTTCCAGTGGTCAAAACGGTCCTGTGTCCGGTCTTGTGCACATACTGCAAAAGCTGTGACTTTCCTAGGCCTGGATCGCCAACCAACAAAACATTAATATCTCCCCTAATTCTGTGTGAATTATTATCATCAGAGGATCCCATGAAGCCAAAACTAGAACTTCCCTTTTGCACACCTCCAAAGAGAGCGTAACAAATGGCTGCCTTGGCGCTCTTGTGTCCCCAAAGGGTAGGTGCAACGGAGCTTATAAGTCTCTCCCTGATGCAAGGATCCGCAGCCAACTTTTTAATCTCCGCAATATCTTCCTCTGTAATGTCAAATGAGAGGGTATCATCTTGTCTCTCAATATTGTTGGCCTCTAGCTCTGTATGAAGCACGGGGAATCCATGCTTTATGTTTAGACCCACATCATATCTGGTCTTGTAGATACCAAGGACGTCCACTAGATCTCCTGGTTTTACAGAATCTACCAAATCACCAGTGAGAATAACATTGCGTTGTCTTGGGGTTCTTCCGGCAGGAACTGTGCTTGGTGGTTCCTGAATAATCAACTTTTGGTAATCCGTATAGACAGTATTTATTCTGTCAACAGTGAAACCTCCAGCGTGGCAGTATGGGCACTTTTTAGGGAATACTGGCGCTATAGTATCTGAGAAATATATTGGAAGTTCCGAAAGGTGAGAGTCGCATGTGTTACACTTGAGATAAAGCACACGGAGCCGTGGAAGCACGGCTCCTCTTCTGATAACAATACCAGAGACCCTAATAAGTGTATTAAGCTCCGATGATCTCAAGTGACTCAATTGTGTCGTAAATGGCCAATCTGTAATTGCAACCTTGCAGTATCTGCCTGCATAGAGGTCTGGACGCATTCTATGTGCCTCAAAGGTCAAGCAGTCGTGTAaaactggaagaatatCGCAAGGGCGGAACTCCAGCCATGTGACCACGTTTTCACAATGAAACTGGAGCAAATGTTGAGCCGCAATGCGTAGAGTACATTTATCCTCCCTAATCATTGTTCCAATCTTGTTTACATAGTAGTAGCCGTCTGCGGAATCATTAATCTTGAAGCGATACAAAAAGTAGCGGAAACAGCAATCGACAGCCTGCTGGtacttttcatcaaaatgTACTTCACTGGGTGTTGAGTGAAGTATAGCCTTTGCTCCCTCTAGCATTGAAATATCTGGAGCATCGGCATCAGAGCCTGCAAGATCCGTTCTTCTCTTGGCGACCCTTTCAGAAATTCTTTCAAACAAATTCTCATCAACATCGTCatcttccatattcatGATGCGTTTCCAGAGCCTCTGGTGGACCGAACGGTCAACTTCAGCATCTCTGGACCTCATACGAGCTTCATACTGCATCCTACGTTCCGCCGCCCTCCTGGCTTTGGGGTCGTCCTCGTACACTTCGTCGTCCAAAAGGTCCTGGTCATATTCATTCACGTTGTCTATACCGAGCTTTGCGAATCCCTGCAACTCCCTTTCCAAGTCGCGCTGACCCACGACGAAGCCGGTCTCATCTTCGTAGAGGTCCTCTCCCTCTAACTCCGCCTGctcttcctcctcatcGCGCAAACCCTCTCCGGCAAAGTAGTCTTCTCTGTCGTGCTCGTCCTCGTACACCTCATCTGTATGTTTTTGTGAATGGAATGGAAATCGCCGCCAGGCGGATGAGCGGTGCACGAGCAACTCTAGCGTAGAAAAATAGGGGTGTTCAGTCATATCTAGTGGTACTAATGCGACGTTTTCGTTGCAATGGTATTGTCATGGCGTTGTCTGTACCACTAGAcagggaagaagaatgtgtgCCGCACTCTTTCATTCGCTAGGCTCGCTCCATAGTGACAAAGTGCCCAGTCTatccttcttctagagactccctacgGTCGTCCAGTACTCCTTGCGGTAGTACTTCCACAGTGAGGAATCCCCTGTTGCAtaggctcccagaggtcgccatGGAGCTCCTGctagtcgctcaggctccGCGTACCCGTTTCACTCGTACGCTACGCACTCAACTTACCATCAGAGTCAAGGGGCCGACGATTTTGGCTACTCATCTTGTCAAAACACTAAACACCTTCTGATGGAAAAACGACGGCTATGGGGATCATGTGTGAAGGGACGCACGTGCACACTAGAAATAAATTAAATTACAAGCCACGATTTCGCATGGAATTTCGGTTCGTGAGGCCAAGTCGACCCTGCGGCCAGCGGCGGGACCCTCAGCTCTCCTTCCAGTTCTTGCTGCCAACGACTAGACGCGTCTGTAATCAAAGCCACAAACTCACCCGTGCAGTTGAAACCAACTTGACAAAAGACCTCCTGGTCACCCACCCTGAGCTTTATCTTGGCGTTCGAGGACCTGTTTGCACATGTCTAGTTGAATGGATGATTTACGCAGGCGGCCCGTGCGTGTGAGCATCAACCAGGGAATGGTGAATACCAGACAAAGAATGAAACGTACCACCCGCAGCTTCCGGTGGAAAAGGTCCTGGGCGTGGCGAGGACGCTCTCCGCGAGTTGCAGCTTAAGCTCGAGGTTGCCGGCGTTCTCCAAAAAGTGTCGCTTCGTCATAATCTCACCTGTAGTGGTTGTGAAGCAAAAGGCAAACAAACTCTGCAGTTTTGCGACCTTCTTTGGGGGATTCTgcttctcttcctcctggTCCGTCTTGGCAGTCTCCTCACTCAAGACGGTAGAAAGCGGCTGGTCGTCCAATTTGCGCTTCTCCTGCTTCACAGTCGCCTCCGTCTTGACCTTTTGCTCCTCCTCAATCTGTCTGAGCACCTTTAGAATCAAGCCCTTGATCTCGTCAGTCCTCTCGTCCATGTACTCTTGACTTGTATTGAACTTTGCAGCCAAGTCCCTCCTAACGCTGCCAACACTCATCGTCTTGAGGTCAACACCCCTCACCAGGGAACTGAATGCAAATGTTTGCGGAAATGACATATATGGAGACGCAACACTCTATATTTGATAGCGACAGCATAGACAAGGCCGCAAAGTGTCCTTGTAACACAAACTAGTCACTTTTGATGACAAAGATCAAGATTCcatcaaaaatttgcagCAAAAAGCAGAAAATACGTAAATATTCGTACAAAGAACGAGATTCCATGTGAAATTCTAACATAAAGGCAAAAATTTCCATGGAATCCATCAAAAGAAGACACACACTCACCTTATGGCCCTTTCCAACTCATTGGAAGATATCTCTGGAGATTTCACGTCTTCCATCGCGACACGACCGAACACAGTCACAAGAATAAAAGTTTGTGAATCCCAAATCTGTGGTGGCACCCATGGGATAATGGAAGGCAGACTGACTCGATGAAACCTCATGCATGGCTGATGGACAAATGGTGGCAAAACACCAGATAACAAGGGGAAAGCCTCCTCAATTCAGTCCATAGGCGGAATATCTAACGATTAGACGGTATGGAAAATCTGTCTAATGGTGTAGTCAAAGAGACTGC
This region of Theileria equi strain WA chromosome 1, complete sequence genomic DNA includes:
- a CDS encoding ubiquitin fusion degradation protein, putative (encoded by transcript BEWA_022890A); the protein is MWNWNQFDNIWTNFNNLSSTPLVNNYRCFSVSFAGKESMENGNKILLPQSALNELASRNISWPMMFEIKNPKNGKITHGGVLEFISEEGCCNIPYWVMQNLGLNEGQVVTIRNVSLPKALWVKLKPLTEDYWEISNPRAILETSLRNFATLTAGDIIPIHYINKVYNIEIVELKPGFACSIIETDMEVEFESLPVEPAKAESTQDKRPCSVQLPMGSRIDGKTPKIAKQKTQEQNVTPWNNKLPFGIRTTCEDFERLVRQGRIPAVKRG
- a CDS encoding hypothetical protein (encoded by transcript BEWA_022900A), coding for MSLNDDRKCAPELSEYYKCLGSGNRDVSQCKEQESALRQCSSVDKENNYCLDEILALLNCTRHPNRNGCAKEFVVFRECNRPGGPEIVVKVVGFVRYSHSSDESFKLLKNIGKDQELDDTELTGIKEVSVYYWDGDISHEKPLLLEVVKRDRSHEPAYYYKYGENEDEGKPDTKVWKHKPHVGGISLQSRLDERNLGVNNRIPLDLEEPDKYLGSTSNLAKDITVQLVHSGTELYGTDYRVTEYKITGSDGNTRFSRVEYKKAKANGIEIPNDLITNIRLYSSPSGAGATPVMIEFVGLHGGPSTFFDTKDGTNWGKVGNSDGFYDKNRGKNKHISDLTEALTNKLDEVICFYRNAVTMDLSINRYRESSSHGYRYCCDQHKNDKKVSVKEEKEVSCKEPGHTSSSLKAYKHSITSSGLNLTAIKFYPGGEKKNRRRITSSRLILPADGPVDIYAIYCGGKPALIHVEFKDRRSVVKGWYRRSKNGDDAKWKKISGKLPGVTPDNITECRNWNKLVDVLKKLKCGVSSCPKPAKRQEQVVSLRSEEPYGGLDQAGAEEEEDGSGDEESSDDSDSAHVNSAPGRGGPKGQAGHNGGGGKGSGTGKVAEGTKGEKEESKLVLATDSEAVVGEATQGGSQRSVGFSLPWIPFLSTVGRVGEILLTEATGALAQTLATQTSPQPLPATEPQARSGAEGKTAHTQGPPTASPDPQPKLGAVVLEDDTTTDHSDSTSHQTQKNGDPSPKDAPLQHDSPGRATNTCGITTEGAYVISCKPDNMVALLSLGQDGLLGPNGEHPAGPNGTALSSEAKTNLKGTNLEPHSTESPQTGGQPDSSSPTATTQADSQTNRNVGGQGPGNEASDSNDSNSEAGAGRDPGEKGGNRSHVDPKQHSTVSSGQGNTHTQDGGQSEGARVQGPATSLPAGGTTEDAASPTSTTPQTAAFVDGVSAATVGLGSWLTFGASSGTVAGAGGLTGFGWWMFKRSKGDPWNESKIEAIKYKEGSNLTGFGGQLNTHSSVSVYYWSQDIDHGKPLLIQLGDSKDKYYKYSGSGDNWTNDPGASNNLRDSLDKQNCDRNKAHVVDLLYRSSTNYPCPVIGCSTQIAVAPANYGNDYYRSAHYISLSSISVSGFKDKDNWHTGLPSVKNLQKVLVYRKQSGDNPLLICYQEVTGTKWFRRNIKSGNTWGEVCQDDRPTNPDTDKDNIKKLLQRNDYYPQITINLSMPANEPYRDKTTNINITVRTSPIGDGYWTNVHSLRGGLFTLKSVVHNNLPLADIKSSENLESITVYYNGTDLKVERLLLVEITSHNGDIHRYFYGSPNASSSLPLALTDTLKIGGSSLTTAGLGGLLDNMYTVDPKHLSKYNLDSEVICSIYPPRRSKTLIGGMLDKMKQVCGFKNFQEEFVPKVKS
- a CDS encoding DNA replication licensing factor MCM2, putative (encoded by transcript BEWA_022910A) — protein: MTEHPYFSTLELLVHRSSAWRRFPFHSQKHTDEVYEDEHDREDYFAGEGLRDEEEEQAELEGEDLYEDETGFVVGQRDLERELQGFAKLGIDNVNEYDQDLLDDEVYEDDPKARRAAERRMQYEARMRSRDAEVDRSVHQRLWKRIMNMEDDDVDENLFERISERVAKRRTDLAGSDADAPDISMLEGAKAILHSTPSEVHFDEKYQQAVDCCFRYFLYRFKINDSADGYYYVNKIGTMIREDKCTLRIAAQHLLQFHCENVVTWLEFRPCDILPVLHDCLTFEAHRMRPDLYAGRYCKVAITDWPFTTQLSHLRSSELNTLIRVSGIVIRRGAVLPRLRVLYLKCNTCDSHLSELPIYFSDTIAPVFPKKCPYCHAGGFTVDRINTVYTDYQKLIIQEPPSTVPAGRTPRQRNVILTGDLVDSVKPGDLVDVLGIYKTRYDVGLNIKHGFPVLHTELEANNIERQDDTLSFDITEEDIAEIKKLAADPCIRERLISSVAPTLWGHKSAKAAICYALFGGVQKGSSSFGFMGSSDDNNSHRIRGDINVLLVGDPGLGKSQLLQYVHKTGHRTVLTTGKGASAVGLTASVRRDPITNEWCLEGGALVLADEGFCVIDEFDKMTDKDRVSIHEAMEQQSISISKAGIVATLRARCSVIAAANPKFGRYEPSYTFKENVDFNDPILSRFDLIIVLCDIPNLEEDSLLSEYVITNHQLLHPRLDNVDNYHAVLQRLQRTIMASSVCEPINQDLFKKYVYYARRNIHPEVAPECYKEIEGKLIGFYSRIRQNSSLGGYPLTLRHVETVIRIAEANAKMRLSNRILSQDVDLAIAILLESYISSQKYSVATRLSREFSRYRTLFAGSDDVLSRLLRGALQQQVEKSTRQAQAREMHRADNAEDGAADDTERTHAFLPCNIFLRIASKYKFDKDRVERWMYSSHFNEQFSIKTHDGVEGIVLRRFNVF